One Portunus trituberculatus isolate SZX2019 chromosome 7, ASM1759143v1, whole genome shotgun sequence genomic window carries:
- the LOC123519981 gene encoding extensin-like produces the protein MQQQQQQQQQEEEEDEEQEKQQLHSEPLPPPQPPPEAQRDRATTPAPTTHPDQQQQQQQQEAAPQEGRVPTPAPAVTPPQLNTSQHTPGPASDAPDTPRCSSDTPVPSQPTLRAPSPPPSPTDTQDQPQHAPQSPPPSPAPPEAPNTPHVVDSVPRGPAACPTGPSAPDSPATPRHATHTPPQSQDTEHVPATHALHSPALPGNALSLDQCLPQPQEESVAQSRPQGATHTPTAAHQVIHDQSLPQSHARTTAPPHEAEALPTTPLDTHATSQAPTGETCPPHQSQQDQQAFLSSPQCDMNPPSLPRGYQGTPGESQPRGSPSLPPRPTGDQSPSHTANP, from the coding sequence atgcagcagcagcagcagcagcagcagcaggaggaggaggaggatgaggagcaagAAAAGCAACAGCTGCACAGTGAGCCCCTGCCGCCTCCCCAGCCTCCCCCAGAGGCACAACGGGACCGCGCCACCACCCCCGCCCCGACCACCCACCccgaccagcagcagcagcagcagcagcaggaggcggCACCCCAGGAAGGGCGCGTGCCTACCCCAGCCCCGGCAGTCACACCGCCCCAGCTCAACACTTCCCAGCACACACCAGGCCCCGCCAGTGACGCCCCGGACACCCCACGCTGCTCATCGGACACCCCAGTGCCTTCTCAGCCTACCCTGAGGGCGCCCAGCCCCCCGCCATCCCCCACAGACACCCAGGACCAGCCTCAGCACGCCCCACAATCCCCACCACCCTCCCCCGCCCCACCAGAGGCGCCCAACACTCCTCACGTGGTGGACAGCGTGCCCCGTGGCCCCGCGGCCTGCCCCACTGGCCCCAGTGCCCCGGAcagccccgccacgccccgccaTGCCACACACACGCCGCCACAGTCTCAGGACACGGAACATGTCCCCGCCACCCACGCCCTTCACTCCCCAGCCCTCCCCGGGAACGCCCTCAGCCTTGACCAGTGCCTGCCGCAGCCCCAGGAGGAGTCTGTGGCCCAGAGCCGTCCCCAAGGGGCGACACACACGCCCACCGCCGCCCACCAAGTGATACATGACCAAAGTCTTCCCCAAAGCCACGCCCGGACCACCGCGCCGCCCCACGAGGCAGAAGCCCTCCCCACAACGCCCCTGGACACACATGCCACTTCACAGGCACCCACGGGGGAGACCTGCCCTCCCCACCAGTCCCAGCAGGACCAGCAAGCCTTCCTCAGCAGTCCCCAGTGTGACATGAACCCGCCTAGCCTCCCCAGAGGTTACCAAGGCACCCCAGGCGAGTCCCAACCCAGGGGAAGTCCCAGCCTGCCTCCTAGACCCACCGGTGACCAATCCCCAAGTCACACAGCAAATCCCTAG
- the LOC123519474 gene encoding LOW QUALITY PROTEIN: sodium-dependent transporter bedraggled-like (The sequence of the model RefSeq protein was modified relative to this genomic sequence to represent the inferred CDS: inserted 1 base in 1 codon; deleted 2 bases in 1 codon; substituted 1 base at 1 genomic stop codon), which produces MRKMRRLRLSGRRKTERVAEGGAEGGGVGGAEGVSEETQGRRTLPAAPPVGLPTVRSPAAASIIVTSLMASLSPPPLHHPRETLPPPPPTPSPTPTPTSSAPSSARPQNHRDLRVGGGGGGGGRRRRSSNEGSGGGGTRGRGGGGGGGGGGGGRRRASSPASPRSRVFSGVGGARAAGGTWHHGHSGLFACLAVTATTFNISRFAVLGARFGWPFVVQWVVVSIFLGLPLMSFHVTLGQYLGSGVVDMWAISPIFQGVGYSVLAAQALVGLYCCVPVAWLFVFFRDSFITHNNMFRWADCRLVNCSLDDNFSTIIIEGIPKYFNSQVLQRGEEGASWLQEMGSLRFDMAFNVALIWIITLIALSRGNQSYGKVCYLVFLVPLLCYLVVALYLISSARDTPLASDTLTSFTDFFINSRSWMAASREVFLVWGFHGAVLQQMAAHNKRNHPLQRDTTLLWVVTSVVLVVAAAAGLSCVAGLRQRDLAYTPSSFETTKRAQFLVERQEHKEQESVWHPQLGPLSPTRTANFHYHDNFYSGIRIRPPILRAMGKRPNNAPPPPSGYQSLRLATELFPAXLAVNGAQQISPFWSSLFYLSLLLFGIAQQLAVWRTVVEAVICINRKRLQGWETFITFLCCLFGFSAALPMATGAGIHILYFLDYVVSCGWWLMILQLVQIFALLFVRGKPYSGQDIVRELMGRQDQCRSLWLGSLTSFAWNIIVPVGLLVLSISSFKSGQFREVFAWSSSQYWPTWVCQVAAALQLAPILLVPLVGLVQTCRYLALTDADLFERIQLLYRPSLLQQVRVGGSFASHSEGNEGEEEGGEGGEDSEASLTPRPYSDPPPKYIPYWREPADXLTYSTATGARFAKFLNTSVRNSMRRLHSTFTAPGPPQRDQETSTPTAVPTTASTTAPQAPQPYIPPPDYTTAPPQYSTLDPLRRQQALAALGTAAVAPSCVKVEEDTGQASGTPQPQPQRSPSLSPLHRTSFRNSSLRRSFASGVRRSARRLAASLGMRSGDDGAWLVLAGAGGDGGDLEAGAAGGGAGVVSGAGVAGLVGQSQSQAFVYTNIELLSHSHA; this is translated from the exons atgaggaagatgaggaggttgAGACTatcaggaagaaggaagactgaAAGAGTGGCTGAAGGAGGGGCTGAAGGAGGGGGTGTAGGAGGGGCTGAAGGGGTAAGCGAGGAGACCCAAGGAAGAAGGACCCTCCCAGCAGCCCCTCCTGTGGGACTACCAACTGTGAGGTCCCCAGCTGCTGCTTCAATTATCGTCACCTCTCTAAtggcctccctctcccccccacccctccaccaccccagGGAGACACTgccgcctcctccacccacgccctcacccacgcccacaccaaCGTCTTCTGCGCCTTCGTCAGCACGCCCTCAGAACCACCGGGATTtgag agtaggaggaggaggaggaggaggaggaagacgaagaagaagcagtaacgaaggaagtggaggaggaggaacaagaggaagaggaggaggaggaggaggaggaggaggaggaggaggaagaagaagagcctCATCTCCCGCGTCACCAAGAAGTCGTGTTTTCtcag GCGTGGGCGGGGCACGGGCGGCGGGCGGCACTTGGCACCATGGACACTCGGGTCTGTTCGCGTGTCTGGCCGTCACCGCAACCACCTTCAACATCTCTCGCTTCGCTGTCCTTGGAGCCAGGTTTGGAT GGCCCTTCGTGGTGCAGTGGGTAGTGGTGTCAATATTCCTAGGCCTCCCTCTGATGTCCTTCCACGTCACCTTAGGGCAGTACCTCGGAAGCGGCGTGGTGGACATGTGGGCCATTTCTCCAATATTCCAG GGCGTGGGCTACAGTGTGCTGGCGGCGCAGGCTCTGGTGGGTCTGTACTGCTGTGTCCCCGTGGCCTggctttttgtcttcttccgcGACTCTTTCATCACTCACAATAACATGTTTAGATGGGCGGACTGcagat tggtcAACTGTTCCCTGGACGACAATTTTTCTACCATTATCATCGAAGGAATCCCAAAATATTTCAA ctccCAGGTGTTGCAGCGCGGGGAGGAGGGAGCGTCGTGGTTGCAGGAGATGGGCAGTCTTCGCTTTGATATGGCCTTCAATGTTGCTCTTATCTGGATTATCACTCTCATTGCTCTCAGCCGGG gcaacCAGTCATACGGCAAGGTGTGTTACTTGGTGTTCCTGGTGCCCTTGTTGTGTTACCTGGTGGTGGCCTTGTACCTCATCTCCAGCGCCAGGGACACGCCCCTCGCCTCAGACaccctcacctccttcactgACTTCTTCATAAACAGCCgg TCGTGGATGGCGGCCAGCAGGGAGGTGTTCCTCGTGTGGGGATTCCACGGCGCCGTCCTGCAGCAGATGGCGGCTCATAACAA GAGAAATCACCCTCTTCAACGGGACACGACTTTGCTGTGGGTGGTGACtagtgtggtgctggtggtggcggcggcggcggggctgTCCTGTGTGGCGGGGCTAAGACAGAGAGACCTCGCCTACACGCCTTCGTCCTTCG AGACCACGAAAAGGGCTCAGTTCCTGGTAGAGAGGCAGGAACACAAGGAACAGGAGAGCGTGTGGCACCCTCAACTCGGCCCTCTCAGTCCAACCCGCACTGCCAACTTTCACTACCATGATAACTTCTATTCTGGCATTCGTATCCGCCCGCCTATCCTCAGAGCTATGG GCAAGAGACCCAACAACGCCCCTCCTCCCCCTAGCGGCTACCAGTCCCTACGCCTCGCCACGGAGCTCTTCCCGG CTTTGGCTGTGAATGGGGCCCAACAGATCTCCCCCTTCTGGTCATCTCTCTTCTATCTCAGCCTGCTACTGTTTGGCATCgctcagcag CTGGCGGTGTGGCGGACTGTGGTGGAGGCTGTCATCTGCATCAACAGAAAGAGATTGCAAGGTTGGGAAACTTTCATCACCTTTCTCTGCTGTCTGTTTGGGTTCTCCGCAGCCCTTCCTATGGCCACTGGG GCTGGCATCCACATCCTTTACTTCCTGGACTACGTGGTGAGCTGCGGCTGGTGGCTCATGATActacagctggtgcag ATCTTCGCGCTGCTGTTCGTGAGGGGCAAGCCGTACAGCGGGCAGGACATCGTGAGGGAGCTGATGGGGCGGCAGGACCAGTGTCGATCTCTGTGGCTGGGATCCCTCACCTCCTTCGCTTGGAATATCATTGTTCCTGTTGGCCTCCTTgtgctctccatctcctccttcaagAGTGGGCAGTttagggag GTGTtcgcgtggtcctcctcccagTACTGGCCCACGTGGGTGTGTCAAGTGGCGGCCGCGCTCCAGCTGGCCCCAATACTGCTGGTGCCTCTCGTGGGACTTGTTCAAACGTGTCGCTACCTGGCACTCACTGACGCAGACTTGttcgag cGCATCCAGCTTCTGTACCGGCCGTCCCTCCTCCAGCAAGTGAGGGTCGGGGGTTCCTTCGCCTCCCACTCCGAGGGGaacgagggggaggaggagggaggggagggaggggaggactcGGAAGCAAGCCTCACCCCCCGCCCCTACAGTGACCCTCCGCCCAAGTACATTCCCTACTGGCGCGAGccc gctgactgactgacttattcTACTGCTACTGGCGCGAG aTTCGCGAAGTTTCTGAACACCAGCGTGCGAAACAGCATGAGGCGTCTTCACAGCACATTCACAGCACCAGGACCACCACAGCGGGACCAGGAGACCAGTACACCCACAGCAGTCCCTACCACAGCATCCACCACAGCTCCACAAGCACCACAGCCTTACATTCCCCCACCAGACTATACCACAGCGCCTCCACAGTACTCCACACTGGACCCTTTGAGACGCCAGCAAGCATTAGCGGCTCTTGGAACTGCTGCTGTGGCGCCTAGCTGtgtgaaagtggaggaggacacAGGGCAGGCTTCAGggacaccacagccacagccacagcgaAGCCCATCCCTCTCTCCGCTTCACAGAACGAGTTTTCGTAATTCAAGTTTGCGTCGAAGCTTCGCGTCTGGAGTTCGAAGGAGCGCAAGGAGATTGGCAGCGAGTTTGGGCATgcgtagtggtgatgatggtgcgtGGCTGGTGCTGGCGGGTGCTGGGGGTGACGGGGGTGATTTAGAGGCAGGGGCAGCTGGTGGGGGTGCAGGGGTGGTGTCTGGGGCAGGGGTGGCAGGGTTAGTTGGGCAGAGTCAGTCACAAGCGTTTGTTTATACGAATATAGAATTGTTGTCTCACTCCCatgcttag